The following nucleotide sequence is from Trifolium pratense cultivar HEN17-A07 linkage group LG2, ARS_RC_1.1, whole genome shotgun sequence.
aaaaataataaaatataaaaagtcaataaccaaaaaaaaaaagaaaaatagtctCTCCTCAAAGTAACAAACCAACCCACAATCatgtctttctctctctctctctcccctctGACTTGTTACTTTCTCGCTTTctttttaagaaaaacaaatCATTCATTTCTACGTTGACAAAACAAAGAGTTGTTTGtccctaaaaaataaaacagagtGCTGCTGCATTTCAATTTGTTCTTACTCATTTTAATTAAGAAactctgttttttattttttcatcctAATATTTCCAACCCTTTCTTGATTTCAACATACAACAATTTGCGTAATAATTTAAAAGATCAATCATTCAACTTAATTGGGCATCTGAAAGTGGGTTTTCTTTTATGATTGATTgcgtaaattaaaaaaaaaaaaaagataaaaacttGGCTTGTGGTTCACGGATTCTATATGTTGTAAGTTAATTATTTGCGTGTTTCTTAATTCTATATTATAACGTTAATCAGAGTCCAATCTCATGTTATGTTCCTCTGTTTTTTCTTCTATTAGGAGGAAGTGATTTCAAATATGGAGGAAATTTCCAAATTGGTAAGATTTCAGTTTTCTTATTTTATCAATGATAATAACTATTCATTCGCTTTTATTAAGAATgaatgtgttatttattatggGAGATTCTTGGATTTTGTAGGATTTGTCGTCATCATGTTCTTCTTATTATGGTTGTGGAGATCATGGTTTTGAAATGGAGCAAAAGGGAATGTCGATTTTGGATCAGGTaaattcttcttcatcatcatcatcatcatatcaaTACACAATGGAGAAAGCTGAAAGCTATGTCATTGATATGGATGCATTCTCTTCCGGCATCAATAAAGATAGTACCAATTCAAATTCCAGAATTTCGGTAtgcatctctctctctctttttccttcaacaaaaattattttcttatttttgtctGACTTTATTTAATATCTCATGGTTAAACTCTGGATTACTGGACcctaataaaaaaacttattttcttgttaaattaaaaaaagctTACCTAATCAGAAAGGTTCTAAATGATGAAATGTTAGCATTTTGACGGTGGTTGTAAAAGGAGATATACATGCAAGTATTGTGATAGGTTTGAGAGTAAAAAATAGAATACCTAATCTCTTTGCATGAAAGAGATATTTTAACGGGTTACGGGGATGTATCTACATGAGACATTGAGACACTCCTACGCTCAAGTAAGTATTCAGGTGAAGTGATAGGTTTGAGAGTAAGAAATAGAATATCCTGCCCTTTTACGTGAAATATGAAGGGGGTGTCCGTGTACCTACAAGATACTCCGACGCTTAAATAAGTATATGCGTGAAATGAAATTTTTGAGGGTAAGAAATAGAATACCGACACCctgaagttttgtttttttgttgcagAGGAGCCTTTCGAGGAAAGGATCTCAGCGTGTGGGCGACAGGAAGATAAATGGCCTTACAACGCTTCAAATTCATGATAATAAGGATTGCTTATCTGCTATGTGCTCACCAATAGGTATCAAAACACACACTCCAATTATTTTGTACAGATCAATATTCCTGTAGTTACATATTGAAAGTTTGATATACAGTATATGAATTATGACATGGTTGGTTATGAAATGGTAGTATgcaaaatgatttatttatgttttaatatattaatgtaaaagtgaaaccatttttgtatatatataacttataagcaAAATAGTACATGTATTTAACTGAAATTGAGCAAAGGATTATGTGTGTATCATTGAAGTGTTGTAGCTACTCATTCAGGTACGCCGATACTGCCCGCAGCAATGGCAGTGGTGTCCGCGGATCATTCCATCAACCCACACGCCCATCAACAGAGTAACATTGGCggcaccaccaccaccaccacaaccaccaccaccgAAGGCAGATCATCCTTAA
It contains:
- the LOC123909533 gene encoding uncharacterized protein LOC123909533 isoform X1, which codes for MEEISKLDLSSSCSSYYGCGDHGFEMEQKGMSILDQVNSSSSSSSSYQYTMEKAESYVIDMDAFSSGINKDSTNSNSRISRSLSRKGSQRVGDRKINGLTTLQIHDNKDCLSAMCSPIATHSGTPILPAAMAVVSADHSINPHAHQQSNIGGTTTTTTTTTTEGRSSLTRRNSFIRSSSWTVDPKRVLIFFATLSSMGTMLLIYFTLVSNKQNADEYVGHLGGSSE
- the LOC123909533 gene encoding uncharacterized protein LOC123909533 isoform X2, with the protein product MEEISKLDLSSSCSSYYGCGDHGFEMEQKGMSILDQVNSSSSSSSSYQYTMEKAESYVIDMDAFSSGINKDSTNSNSRISRSLSRKGSQRVGDRKINGLTTLQIHDNKDCLSAMCSPIGTPILPAAMAVVSADHSINPHAHQQSNIGGTTTTTTTTTTEGRSSLTRRNSFIRSSSWTVDPKRVLIFFATLSSMGTMLLIYFTLVSNKQNADEYVGHLGGSSE